From the genome of Segatella hominis, one region includes:
- a CDS encoding cellulase family glycosylhydrolase produces the protein MNRKKLLISLAMAMLSMAGQAADNLPALRVQGRNLVDANGKIVVLHGVMDTPNRYFNGNRWGMGGYEVGDVTPCLNYFEKMFTAITDKNQGAYCTVFRLHMDPCWTNYKAPVGTQENNIQYFSEARYKTFLSRLYVKLVEKALAHGLYVIVRPPGVCPQNIKVGDEYQAYLKKVWKLFASNATIQKNAGQVSIELANEPINVLLANGSKSDKALHDFFQPVVDEIRATGFKGIIWVPGSGYQSNYVGYSKYPITDTENNFSYAVHVYSGWYGNMTDKNCDHNTFIKNFQAQVPMVTSKPIMVTEIDWSPEDPDKASEGHYNEWGQWTAPNLGTWATGSTSKWGLAWKAVHDHFSNIGMTITHPQEYYDIDEYLKTGKVQPGLQNAKKHGLFEECCSYACFNWYKEWYLKQNTTGIKQLETQEDVVSTLYYNIEGKEVEKPTAGVYIIKQLLSNGKIRSRKVFLK, from the coding sequence ATGAACAGAAAGAAATTGTTAATATCACTCGCTATGGCTATGCTGTCAATGGCGGGGCAGGCTGCAGATAATCTGCCGGCACTCCGTGTGCAGGGTAGGAACCTGGTGGATGCCAATGGTAAGATTGTTGTCTTGCATGGCGTAATGGATACGCCGAACCGCTACTTCAACGGTAACCGTTGGGGTATGGGTGGTTATGAAGTAGGTGATGTGACTCCTTGCTTGAATTATTTCGAGAAGATGTTCACCGCTATCACCGACAAGAACCAAGGTGCTTATTGTACGGTGTTCCGTCTTCATATGGATCCTTGTTGGACTAACTACAAGGCACCAGTTGGAACCCAAGAAAACAACATCCAATATTTTAGTGAGGCTCGATACAAGACATTCTTGAGCAGACTTTATGTCAAGCTTGTGGAGAAAGCCTTGGCTCATGGACTATATGTAATCGTTCGCCCTCCTGGCGTTTGTCCACAGAATATCAAGGTGGGAGATGAATATCAGGCATATCTTAAGAAGGTGTGGAAACTCTTCGCTTCCAATGCCACCATCCAGAAGAATGCCGGACAGGTGAGCATAGAGCTAGCCAATGAGCCTATTAATGTGTTGCTGGCAAATGGCTCTAAATCAGACAAGGCTCTCCATGATTTCTTCCAGCCTGTGGTAGATGAGATTCGTGCCACTGGCTTCAAGGGCATTATCTGGGTGCCAGGTTCTGGCTATCAGAGCAACTATGTGGGCTATTCAAAATATCCTATTACCGATACGGAGAACAATTTCTCTTACGCAGTGCATGTCTACTCAGGCTGGTATGGCAACATGACAGATAAGAACTGTGATCACAATACCTTTATCAAGAACTTCCAGGCGCAGGTGCCTATGGTAACAAGCAAGCCTATCATGGTAACAGAGATAGACTGGAGCCCAGAGGATCCTGACAAGGCAAGCGAAGGGCACTACAATGAGTGGGGACAGTGGACAGCTCCTAATCTCGGCACTTGGGCTACAGGCTCCACCTCCAAATGGGGCTTGGCATGGAAGGCAGTGCATGACCACTTTAGCAACATCGGCATGACCATCACTCATCCACAAGAGTATTACGACATTGATGAGTATCTGAAGACGGGAAAGGTACAGCCTGGTTTGCAAAATGCCAAGAAACATGGTCTCTTTGAGGAGTGCTGCTCCTATGCTTGCTTCAACTGGTACAAGGAATGGTATTTGAAACAAAATACAACAGGAATTAAACAATTAGAAACCCAGGAAGACGTGGTTTCCACCTTATATTATAATATAGAAGGAAAAGAGGTTGAAAAACCAACTGCAGGTGTTTATATAATAAAACAACTGTTAAGTAATGGAAAAATACGTTCTCGCAAGGTTTTTCTGAAATGA
- a CDS encoding two-component regulator propeller domain-containing protein, giving the protein MKTISQLIITMMICLFSIQTWAQSGKLFNTDNQLSSNLATQVFQDKSGFIWIATRNGLNNYDGYHITVIKKDMSNFLGLNSNYINSIAQDEKEHILLGTNNSLLEFTGSEFLKIPMLDSKGKELATYVKQIYPLRNKDVAVATSGYGIMLKKQDEQKCHAMKGEVEKLKYIHKLLEDKRGRLWIITEDGKLYRKETNGRVTSHFTGTEGVGAQDIRQDALGNLYLASKNQGVYLLRAGSNAFTRISNIGNLPIDNIYISRNNKLYIGCDGLGIYVYDPQTGFLQDNPLFSRLVNLAKSKVTSIIEDNQGNIWVSMLQKGVFMQSNIQNDFNYMGFRLGNRNVIGENCVTSLSINQGNQVWVGTDKDGLYLFNIATRSVEGHFLNQSTVLTLCKDQQGRTWVGTYTDGLGYMDAAGSFHPVDLGISKSVGIFDIKQDPQGNIWIATMGEGLFCLQKDGSRRNYKAKYGADNNLKINCLPNNYLIKLSFSNDGNHLYVATSVGLACLDRKQNSWVSTFKGINCLNKNSFSHCVFVDSKDHVWYGTEDGAFCFDFRKGIEPKHYSTAQGLTDNGVASITEDNKGKIWLGTNSGLNMLNPKDGSIIRFYTESGLQSNEFSDASVCTTQDKKVILIGGSGGINWFQADRVKQHPWQAKVVISGFVVNNKAVTPGMESGSYTITNSWVTVAREFNLSHDDNTFSLQLSTLTYNNVEQIRYAYSINGDAWRTVPAGQNELAFSHMAPGSYKYRIKAICNGYETPVKEFTIIIHPAWYASIWAKLFYLLLLIAAIMLYLRHRKRQMEDQLILQQHIHAEDMGEAKIKFFMNISHEIRTPLTLIITPLLSLIKEDKEPHRQGIYEIIRKNSERILHLINQMMDLRKIDKGQMVMRMCQTDMVGFINEEYELFRQQALAKNIDFEYQHDSEELPVWIDRNNFDKVIINLLSNAFKFTPTAGHILLSLTHTDHHAYISVKDSGIGIPKDKLETIFQRFYQTPADTSDRNVGTGIGLDLTRSLVELHYGTISARNNEGEKGSKFEHGSEFIIRIPLGKDHLKPEELIDEEEIKEKQNQELAEVEQLEQEVKETENAEKAESAAGTTDMQGNLPASASGNKAEIVIVEDEEDIQDYLKAQLSSDFKIRTYPNGKVALNEILKNKPDLIISDIMMPEMDGTTLCAKLKSNINTNDVPIILLTAKSREEDQLEGLQTGADAYILKPFNMDILRRTIINLLTMRRTLKNKFTGKESQEEKVEQRKIQTPDDALMQRVMEVINENIGDSDLSVDMIAQKVGISRVHLHRKMKELTNQTPHSFIRNIRLQQAAKLLKNGKQSITEVMYACGFSNSASFSTMFKNLYGCSPREYMQNATKE; this is encoded by the coding sequence ATGAAAACGATAAGCCAATTAATCATCACGATGATGATTTGCCTCTTCTCCATCCAGACATGGGCACAGAGCGGCAAACTCTTCAACACGGACAATCAGCTCTCGAGCAACCTCGCCACGCAGGTGTTCCAGGACAAGAGCGGATTCATCTGGATAGCCACCCGCAACGGTTTGAACAACTACGATGGTTACCACATCACCGTAATAAAGAAGGATATGTCAAATTTTTTAGGTCTCAACAGCAACTACATCAATAGCATTGCTCAAGACGAGAAAGAACATATCCTGCTAGGTACCAACAACTCTCTATTGGAATTTACGGGAAGTGAATTCCTAAAAATCCCTATGCTCGATTCCAAAGGCAAAGAACTCGCCACCTACGTAAAGCAGATATATCCGCTAAGAAACAAAGACGTAGCCGTGGCTACATCGGGCTATGGCATCATGCTCAAAAAGCAGGATGAGCAAAAATGCCATGCCATGAAGGGAGAGGTGGAAAAACTGAAATATATCCACAAACTCCTGGAAGATAAACGGGGCAGACTCTGGATCATCACCGAAGACGGGAAACTCTACCGCAAGGAAACAAACGGCAGAGTCACCTCACACTTTACCGGTACCGAAGGCGTGGGCGCACAGGATATCCGGCAGGACGCCCTGGGCAACCTCTATCTCGCCAGCAAGAACCAGGGCGTATATCTGCTCAGGGCAGGAAGCAACGCCTTTACCCGAATCAGCAACATCGGAAACCTGCCCATCGACAACATCTATATCAGCCGCAACAACAAGCTCTATATCGGCTGCGACGGACTGGGCATCTATGTATATGACCCTCAGACCGGATTCCTGCAGGATAACCCTCTCTTCAGCCGACTGGTGAACCTGGCAAAAAGCAAGGTGACCAGCATCATAGAAGACAATCAGGGCAACATCTGGGTGAGCATGCTGCAGAAAGGCGTGTTCATGCAGAGCAACATACAGAACGACTTCAACTACATGGGCTTCCGCCTGGGCAACCGCAACGTGATTGGCGAAAACTGCGTTACCAGCCTCAGCATCAACCAGGGCAACCAGGTGTGGGTGGGTACCGACAAGGATGGCCTATACCTATTTAATATAGCAACCCGCAGCGTAGAGGGGCATTTCCTAAACCAAAGCACCGTGCTCACCCTCTGTAAGGACCAGCAGGGCAGAACCTGGGTGGGAACCTATACCGACGGTCTGGGCTATATGGATGCAGCCGGAAGCTTCCACCCTGTTGATTTGGGCATCAGCAAGTCGGTGGGCATCTTCGATATCAAGCAAGACCCACAGGGCAACATCTGGATAGCCACCATGGGCGAAGGTCTCTTCTGCCTGCAGAAAGACGGTAGCCGAAGGAACTACAAGGCTAAATATGGTGCAGATAATAACCTCAAAATCAATTGCCTGCCCAACAACTACCTCATCAAGCTCAGCTTCTCCAACGATGGAAACCACCTATATGTAGCCACCTCAGTGGGACTGGCGTGCCTCGACCGCAAGCAAAACAGCTGGGTTTCCACCTTCAAGGGCATCAACTGCCTGAACAAGAACAGTTTTTCGCACTGCGTGTTTGTAGATAGCAAAGACCACGTATGGTATGGCACCGAGGATGGAGCCTTCTGCTTCGACTTCAGAAAGGGAATAGAGCCTAAACATTATTCCACAGCCCAAGGACTCACCGACAACGGTGTGGCGAGCATCACAGAAGACAACAAGGGCAAAATATGGCTGGGTACAAACAGCGGACTCAACATGCTGAACCCCAAGGATGGCAGCATCATCAGGTTTTATACCGAAAGCGGACTGCAGAGCAACGAGTTCAGCGATGCTTCCGTATGCACCACCCAGGATAAGAAGGTGATTCTGATAGGTGGCTCTGGCGGAATCAACTGGTTCCAGGCCGACCGGGTAAAGCAGCACCCATGGCAGGCAAAGGTGGTTATCTCGGGCTTCGTGGTCAACAACAAGGCAGTGACCCCAGGCATGGAGTCGGGCAGCTATACCATCACGAACAGCTGGGTAACTGTGGCACGGGAGTTCAATCTCTCGCACGATGACAACACCTTCTCCCTGCAGCTCTCTACCCTCACCTATAATAATGTGGAGCAGATAAGATACGCCTACAGCATCAACGGCGATGCCTGGCGCACCGTGCCAGCCGGACAGAACGAACTTGCCTTCTCGCACATGGCTCCCGGCAGCTACAAATACCGCATCAAGGCCATCTGCAACGGCTACGAAACACCGGTGAAGGAGTTCACCATCATCATTCACCCAGCCTGGTATGCCAGCATCTGGGCAAAGCTCTTCTATCTGCTGCTCCTCATAGCAGCCATCATGCTCTACCTGCGCCACCGCAAGCGCCAGATGGAAGACCAGCTCATCCTGCAGCAGCACATCCACGCCGAAGATATGGGCGAGGCGAAGATCAAGTTCTTCATGAACATCAGTCATGAAATCCGCACGCCGCTCACACTCATCATCACGCCGCTGCTCTCGCTCATCAAGGAAGACAAGGAGCCTCACCGACAGGGCATCTACGAGATTATCCGAAAGAACTCGGAACGTATCCTCCACCTCATCAACCAGATGATGGACCTGAGAAAGATAGACAAGGGGCAGATGGTGATGCGCATGTGCCAGACCGACATGGTGGGGTTCATCAACGAGGAATACGAACTCTTCAGGCAGCAGGCTCTGGCCAAGAACATCGACTTCGAATACCAGCACGACAGCGAAGAACTGCCCGTATGGATAGACCGAAACAACTTCGACAAGGTGATTATCAACCTCCTTTCGAACGCCTTCAAGTTCACCCCTACGGCAGGCCACATCCTACTCTCGCTCACCCACACCGACCACCATGCCTACATCAGCGTCAAGGACAGCGGCATCGGTATTCCAAAAGACAAGCTGGAAACCATCTTCCAGCGCTTCTACCAGACCCCTGCCGACACTAGCGACCGCAACGTCGGTACGGGCATCGGTCTCGACCTCACCCGCTCGCTCGTGGAACTGCACTACGGCACCATCTCTGCCCGCAACAACGAGGGCGAGAAGGGAAGCAAGTTTGAGCACGGCAGCGAGTTCATCATCCGCATTCCGCTGGGCAAGGACCATCTGAAACCCGAAGAACTCATCGACGAAGAAGAGATAAAGGAAAAGCAGAACCAGGAACTTGCCGAGGTAGAGCAGCTGGAACAGGAGGTGAAGGAGACGGAAAATGCCGAAAAAGCCGAAAGCGCAGCCGGCACAACGGATATGCAGGGCAATCTGCCAGCCTCAGCAAGTGGAAACAAGGCTGAAATCGTGATTGTGGAAGACGAAGAGGATATTCAGGATTACCTGAAGGCCCAGCTCTCCAGCGACTTCAAGATTCGCACCTACCCTAACGGAAAGGTGGCACTCAACGAGATTCTGAAGAATAAGCCTGACCTCATCATCAGCGACATCATGATGCCGGAAATGGACGGAACCACCCTCTGTGCCAAGCTGAAATCAAACATCAACACCAATGATGTGCCTATCATCCTGCTCACCGCCAAGAGCCGTGAAGAAGATCAGCTGGAAGGATTACAGACCGGTGCCGATGCCTACATACTGAAGCCATTCAATATGGACATCCTGCGCCGCACCATCATCAACCTGCTCACCATGCGCCGCACGCTGAAAAACAAATTTACGGGCAAAGAGAGTCAGGAGGAGAAGGTGGAGCAAAGGAAGATTCAGACTCCAGATGATGCACTGATGCAGCGCGTGATGGAGGTGATTAACGAGAACATCGGCGATTCCGACCTGAGTGTCGATATGATAGCCCAGAAGGTGGGCATCAGCCGAGTGCACCTGCATCGCAAGATGAAGGAGCTGACCAACCAGACTCCACACAGCTTCATCCGCAACATCCGACTGCAGCAGGCAGCCAAGTTGCTGAAGAATGGCAAGCAGAGCATCACCGAAGTGATGTACGCTTGCGGTTTCTCCAATTCCGCAAGTTTCAGCACCATGTTCAAGAACCTCTATGGCTGTTCTCCTAGAGAATACATGCAGAATGCCACAAAGGAGTAG